The genomic region ccactttcctgccagcctcccataaccctcgactcccttgtatatcaaaatctgtctaactcagccttgaatatattcaatgattccgcctccactgctctctggggaagagaattccaaaaattaacacCTAAATAGAAGAAATTGCTtctcatcttaaatgggagacccccttattttgaaactgtgtacctagttctagattctcccacgaggggaaacatcctcttagcatctaccctgtcaagccccctcagaatcttatgtttaaataagatcacctctcattcttcaaaagtccagtgagtataggcccaacttttcctcatgagacaaccccttcatctcagaaatcagcctaatgaaccttctgAACTGCTCCCAAAGCAAGTACATccatccttaggtaaagagaccaaaactgtatgcagaacACTAGGTGCAATCTCACCTGTAGTTGTAGCagtacttccctacttttatactccatctcccttacaataaatgccaacattccatttgccttcctaattacttgctgtacctgcaagctaattttccatgtacaagaacacccagatccctctgtaacacagcattctgtagtttctctccatgtaaataatattatgcttttctattcttcctgccaaagtgaacctcacattttcctccatctgccatatttttgcccacacacttgaaCTTTATttccctgctccctggttggttccaggacAACTTGTCCAAAGAAACTAGCCCTTAtacactcatcctccaggctacctttgacaatttgactaatcTAATCAATATGAAGATTTAAGTTgtgcacaattattgcagtacctttcctacaagcccccattatttcttggtaCGTCTGTCCTATAGTGTATCTGTTAGGGGGCCTATGAACTACTCTctgcagtgacttctttcctttgctgctACTTatatccatccaaactgattctacatcttgatgttATGAGCCAAAATCATTTCTCACTACCTCTCACTCAATTACTTTCGATCCTAATTTATAATACTTCTGCTTCCTCATCTTCCCGGCAAAAAAAGGAACATTTACAGATTGGTCCCGCTCTAAACAGAGAATATTTGGATTTAGATACGAGACTAGTACACTTAAGAGTTCAAAATGAGAAATCCAGCATATAGAAACCTCAAGGGAGATAATTAGATGTTCAGACATTGCAAAGGGCTGCAAATCAGAAGTCTGGATGATAAAGATTGGAGATATTTATCTGCGGATGCCGGTTTCACAGTGTAAGTACAACTCCTGCTCAAGTTTCCTTTGCCTTGACAATTTTCTTGCATCTTGTTCTGAAGGTACTGATTTTTGATaacgcccctgtgaagcaccttaggacattggacactatataaatgcaagctgttgttgttgatcACTTTGACAGTTCATCCAATTAACCATTCTTGATGCGAGTTACAAAAGAAAGGGTCAGTGGACTATCCAACTGGGGAGGTAGGGAGGAAATCACAGCTAAGCCTATTCTTGTCCTCATGTAACATTTGCCCTTTCCAGCACAATTATTATTGATTGGCAGGGGAAACAGGATTTTCTTTTTAAATCACTTCATAGCCACGAGACTAATGACCAAATAGCTGAAATCAGCTAACCTAGCAGACTGGTGATTGAATCCAGAACCTTTTGGTCTTTCTATACTACTGTGCAGCGCATTTGACAATGCAGTCATCAGAAAAAACCCTTGATCCAATTTCTCATGAACTCTTACTGCTGATGGAAACTTGGTGAGCATCAAACTAGGATAAAACAAAAGTCTTAATAAGGGTGAATATCGGTAGTTACAAACCATAAGGCCAAATAAGCCTTCCAAGAAAATAAACAAATCAAATAGTTTATTAATTAAACTGCCTGAACTTTATGTCTgaactgtcatccttacctggtctggcctacatttgactccagacccacagtaatgactcttaactgccctctgaaatggcctagcaagccactcagttgtcaaagacaattagggagggcaacaaatgttgaccttgcctgcgatgcccacatcccatacaaAAAAACCATGCAGCAGCTTAAAAGCAGCTGAGAACAACTTGGAATTTAGAGTATATGAATCTCTGAAGGCTATTTTAAAAGCAAATCGTGTCAGGAGGTACTGGTAGAAGAATTAGATGCAAAGCAACAAACAGTATCCTGTCTCAAATAAGGCCTTGGTCAGTTTAAATATTGTACCCAGTTTTGGTGCCCTTATATGACGGGTGATATAGAGGCCTTGAAAAAGGTTCAGAGGATAACCAGCAGACTGTTACACAGTTCAAAGGTTATCTGTTACCATAACAGTGCTCGCTGGGGCTTATTAACTGTAGAATAGCACAGATTTCAAATCTTTAAAAATAATGAGAAAAATTAGACTCAGTCCAATTGTTGCACGGACATAGACAGGTGAGGGAAAACCAGGAGATATTACATAAGCATGGAACTAGATCAGAGTCAAATATCCACGACCGCTGGAACAAGTTGCTTGCATGTGCAGTGTATGGGTCCAATGCAAACATTTCAACAAGAGTTGGATGAGTTCTTGAGAGTGACCAACATAACTGGATATAGAAAGTAAGTGGGTCACGAGGACTTGTGTCATCCAGTCTCCGTGGTCTCCTGTAGCTTGCTTGGTCACTTGaaatcagagaggaattttccagagtctTCCCCTGAAATTGTTCTCGGCAGGGGCAGATTAACACACTAGCTTACAGACCCCAGGTAAAACTCACCATTCAAATTACAGCCGCTGCATCAAATTATCCTTGCACTTTAATAAAAATAAATTGTCAGAAGGGGGCAAGGCAGAGTTGGCAGCTTTGCTGCAATATAAATATTGCCACTTGCCATTGCAGTTAATACAATACAAAACATTTATTTATTCAGATAGGAGAAGCCTTGCAAGCAGTGGTAATAAGaatctttaataaataaaaaaaaaatgctcgACATAGAAAAGAAACTCCATAATAAAGAAGGGACAGTGTGTTTTAAATAAGGCCCCTGTGGCATCACTCCTTTAAACTTCAAATATTTCTTAATGCATTTTATTATACTTTGCATTTGAATAAATTGGATGGGAGCAGATAAAGAGAAAGAATTAAGCAGGGGGTTCAAAGAAGCAGCCAGGGCCTCAAAAATTCATAATTAAGCTAAGTGTTCaggtttatttctctttctcttcttAGCATGGCTGCTTGgctggggaggggatggggtgttggTGTGCAGAAGTTATACCATGCTTATATAGGTCAGGCTCAATGGAACAGCTGACCTTAACCTATTCTTTTTTGTATGTGCACATTATACCCAGGTGACCTTAAAGTGCCAACATGCAGCATCTGCCAGCTCAATGAATGCTTCATTGTGTTTCTGTCCACTGCCTGGAACTTATGATGGCACCCCAGTGGATTTGGGTCACATTCTGTAAACAGAAATTAGCCACACCTCCACGACCACTGGGAATCACGTGGCATTTTCAtattgattcgattgttattttacatttagtttgtttTATTTACAACAAGGTTGTGTGGATCATAATCCGCCATGAGCTTTTAATGGTTTTTATCTTCGTAAAGGGAAGCTCTTGAATCCTAGTGGGATTGGGTTAACCCCCTTATTTCCACAGGCCAATTTAAAATAACACATTTTCGTGTTAGCCTATGACTACTAATTGAGAATGTCTGATCTGATCTCAGAATATGAGCCAAATCACAGTTAGTTAGCACTCAGATGGGAAACTGCCTGAGAACATCAGATCCAGAAGACTTTTAAACCTCCCTGATTTATTCAGGTGTCCTCTCTGTAAGGAGACGCACCCAATATATCCCCGTAGGAGTGGACAATGCCCAACGATCTCGTGGCTATTTCAAAGAAAACCCCTTTCTTGGTATATCCAGCTGACTATGTAGCTATTTTTGCTCAAAATTATTTTAAGTTGCCTTCTGGTGATATGGTGCTCAGCCCAAAACCAACACCATTTCATATTATACTCTGTATACCCTTGTGATGTCTGTCCACAACTGTTAGGGACTACACTGGAACTTTTGTTCATTTTCTGTGCCTATACCATTGCATTTAGTTCTTAAAGATCATACAGATCAATTACCATAGTAGTGCACAAAACAGATAAGGATTTAGCAAATGTATATATAATCCTCTGACAAATTAATCCAATGACATAGTAAACAACAAAAAATCTGTTAAATAGGTTGCATAAAAAAAATCTGCATCATTTCTGCACTAATTACCCAGTCTTTAAACACTGCAAGAAGGCAATGATTGGCAAATATGAATAAAATTACATTTTATGGTCAGTTTAAGTTTTAAATATTATAATGTAAATCTAGAAATGTGATGCTCAAAATCACTAGGATATTCAACCTGCCACACTGATTACTATTACATAATGCTAGTTCTCTCATTGCAGGAGATTTTAAAATATACCATTGTAGGGAATATATTTTCAATATTACTAATTACATATACAATACTATATAGATAGCAAAAAGAATAGCTTGCTCCACTACCACATAACAGTTTGATGTTCCCATGCTATGTGATATCAGTCATAGAGTGGCTTTATTTGCTTTGCAGCTTCAAGCTTGGTTAGCATTTCTTCCCATTGAACAAACTGCTTTGAAAGGAGTAGAATCTGAGAGGCACTGTTAAGGTGAATAAAAAGTATCTGCAGAACCCTGAAAAGTATTTAATTGTAAATTTAAAATGTTTACTCGAAATAAGAGTTAAACTACATTCAATAAATCAAGAAGAAAAAAAGTTCCTCACTTATTTAAGTGCTGCAGCAGCCCAGAATAGTGTCATGAAAGAAATACATTAACTATAATTTGATGTTGAGGTTTGCCACCAGGAGGATTCACTAAAGGCAGGATCTTTAACGAACAAATGATTGGCCCAAAAGGTGGACAAAGCTCAAGTGCGCCTTTCATTTTGTCTTTTATCTGCTGACCTGCCAAAAAGATTCATTGAAATTTAAGTCCACAAGAATCTAGCCCATCATTCACTACCAGAGGTGCCCATTATAATTCCAGCCACCCTCCTTTAACAGGAACAGAAATATAAATCCACAACCATCTAGAAATACATTTCATTGAAGAGACAAAGTTTCATTTCCAAATTAACGGTTGTCCACATTAGCTACAAGTGATGGATAGTAAAGTTCAAAAACACCATGCAGAGAAATTTGGTCAAGGGAGGAATTCTGGGATAATTTAAGCTAAAATAATTTTATAACTCTGTCAATCTGATTACTAAAACTAGAACCCAAAGCTGACTCAAAATAGTGAGACAAATGAGTGGAATCTGATTGTCTTAAGTATAAGAAATGCAAGATTAGAAACCTCAAGTCAGAAAACTCCCTCTATCCCAATCCAGAAGAGCTGCCCATAAAGGGAGCAGGCAAGCCTCCTTCAAACTTTATAAAAGGAGTTAACATGACTGTGCTGAATGAAAGAAAATTCCATATAGTTAACACAATCCGAGGGATCGTTTAAAATATGAATTTTAGAAACCAAAAGGATACCATTTTATTATACTCATCGAGCATCTTCCTTACATCTTCTGTGATTGCATTACATTGATCCTACATAAAAACATGAGAAAGAAAAAATTGTAGGACAGAGGATTTTAAAAAATCATGTCTACATTGAGGAAAACAAAGTGATCAATAAAAATGAAGAACTAGCAGAACATTTTACCTATTTGGTTGCATTTATATTAGtcttccaaaaaaaaaaatcaaagaaataaaacaaaacagtaCATATTAGTAGAGTttacaatacctcaattttaattAGAATCGATCACTAATTAAAACTCATTCTATACAACAAAAAACAATTACAGAAATGCTAAATAATTACAGTGCATACAGTACCTGCTCCTGAATTTGAACTTGGGTCAGTGCTTGCACCTTTGATGAATAGTTTGGAACAGCTGTAGAAATACAAGCAACAAGTTGGATTTTTATAATATACAACATGATTATATTTTGTAATATTCATGGGATTTTACTTACCCCCAAATATTCACAGAAAACTGGGGGTGGGAGACAGCAGAGTTTTGCGGTTTTGAAAGAAAACTAGTGAGAGGAAAGTTTTGAGTGAGACACTTTTTCTGGTAATTGTTCGCATTGACCGTTAATGTGCTCACTTTCAAGATATCGTTGATGTTTCTTCACAGATTCTAAAAGACGGACTTGGGATTGGATGAAATTAAATgaaattgtcatggtcctgtagttctttttttctctccaggaaatatgaggtgtgtctttaaggcttgcaaaaaatcagtactgctttaagaaccagcaagcctcaggagttatagaaaatgGATTTTTGGATACACCCATATGGAgaaggaaccaaccagcttcagagaatgcatcctggttacccagcaacagccattcggagactgcgattcaaagggtgcattcttgttaccttggatatagctacttggactgagcatcacgtgatatttgttacaattcaattttgaactggctttttagttggagacagtttgttctaacagggaacagagagacaCAGCTGGTGtttgcacctgaaaaaagagctctcagctatttaaactgaaggaagtgaatttagtctgtttaattatctctcaaaattctaaaaaaagtcaagccaaaacagagatctctgataatttaaactgaaggaagggaagctagactgtgacaatcatttatccctcaaaaattctaaagccagattgattcatttaaaaagtatttgcaagttattaattgttgaaattcgctgaaggaaggaaagcatcacttactgctggaattagactatggacagttctactgtggaagaacctttttcccccatcggacagctgtgaggacttcaagcaacattggactgtaaatttgcaaggactctaatttttttctattttaaatgttgttaatatcttcatagtgtttaagaatttagtttttctaattaaacagttaatttgttgatttaaagacacctggtttggttagcctcattcgggggttaacagACAGTACAATTTGgccgggtctttctttaatttggaaagtttaaaatgatatgttaggcgatctgtggagggacgggattgaattaacagtgcgtttctcccaccacaatcagaactgTATGttgtgattgggggctttgactggagcggtcggtcgtaatgtAATATACAACATGATTATACCTTGTAATATTCATGGGATTTTACCCCCAAATATTCACAGTAAACTGGGGGTGGGAGACAGCAGAGTTTTGTGGTTTTGAGAGAAAACTAGTGAGAGGAAAGTGTTGAGTGAGAGACTTTTTCTGGTAACTGGTCATACTTACCTTTAATGTGCTCACTTTCGAGATATGGCTGATGTTTCTCCACAGATTCTAAAAGACGCACTTGGGATTGGATGAAATGCTCCTCTATAGTGTAAGGAAAACAGAGATAATAAAGCTTCTCCCAAATACTCCACAATTTATATATTTTGCTCACAGAATAAAATACCAAATAAATATTTTCAGATTTAAAACCATGCCATCATTTGGATAGAAGCCAGGAAAACCTAGATTTTATTCATAATGGCTGCTGCAACCATACATGACTAGAATGCAATTTTCAAGTAGACAATTTGGTTTAATAATCAGGTGAGGTGTTGAAAACTTACATTACAATAAAACTTACACCCTTGCTATGGTGCACTACTTTAGTGAGTGAACACAGACTATATCCTTCAAAGTTCAGTTGTACTTGCAGCACTGACTACTACCACAGTTACTGATCAGTTCATTAACCCCTTCAAATTCACTGATTGAACTCACACGAACATCTGGTAGCGGAATTGAAGGGAATAATGAATTTATTTATATAGGTAATTAGCTCTCTGACTACAATTGAAATTTCAGCAGATATGAAACATTTTAAGCAAGGGATGCAAGGTTGTAGCTGAACACGCAGCCAGTCCCAGCCGCAACATCAAAAGTACAACTAGCAAGCTTCCTGAGTAAAGTCCAGTATCAAATTGCGATTGCGCTCTCAATGATGATTGAGGTGTAGGTTGTTGAGAGAATCTTACTGGTTCACTGTGATCCTGGTGCAGGCTTCATCCTGTATTTGCTGACTATACAGCTACAAGTACCATAATAGTGACTTGAATATCCTATAATGAAACACTTGATTCGTATaatattcttagagggcttgacaatcTAGGTACCAAAAGGCTGTTTTCCTGCTGGACAgttgagaactaggggtcacagtgtcAGAATGAGGACTTGGCCATTTAGGTCTGTGACCagaagaaattttttcactcagaggactGTGAATCTTAGGAACTTTCTACCCCAGAGCTGTGGACGCTCACATTCTGTGAAAAACTGTTACCATTAATGGTAcaaggatgaggggacacagattgaaggttttgggcaagagatgcagggggaatatgaggaagcacttctttttttttttttaaacgcagcggTTGTAATGGCCTAgagcttgctgcccacaagggtggtggaagcggagacaatcaatgacttcaagaggaaactggatggtcatttgaaggaaatagacttacaGAACTAATGGGATTGAGAGGGGGACTGGGACCAACTtagtagctccgtggagagccaacatggagttggtggaccgaatggcctctccTGTGTGGTAAATGATGGCATTTGATCAATATATTCAATACCGAGATCAGCAGATTTTTGGAAACACTGGGAATAAAGGTATATGGGGATAAGGTGGAAAAGTTCATGTGgaagatcaaccataatcttattGGATGGCAGATCAGGTTCAAGGGGCagtatggcccactcctgctcctatttcttatgttctttttgaTGTCCCTTCACGTTTGTTATATAGTAAGACTGCAGCACATTTTGATTTATGCACAAGCCTTTTTATTCACTAAAATTTTTTTTTGAATCTGAAGGATCAAACAATAATTTGCTAGAAATTTTAAAGTTAATTCGTAAAAGCATCTGAAAGCAAAGCTTATTGTGAATGAGTGATTGCAGATGATTTGTGAAGTACCTTCAGagtttttaattttaaatgcactatataaattctctttctgtacctgtttCTTCTCCtaaaatatgccttcaatcttaatCTTTTTAGTAAGCAGGGATTTAAATTTACCCGTCACCAAGATTAACTCAAGATGAAAAAGATCGATTTATTATCACAAGTATTTTTATTTACCtcaatacatttaaaaaaaaaatctaaccatTGATCCTTACCTGCTAGAATGAACTCTAGTTTCATGGAATCTGGGATAGCAATTCTGTCAATGTACTGAGGGTCCAAGTACTTTATCAGATCATCAACTGAAAATATAGAAATTATGCAAAACTAGTTAACTGCGtatataaaaagggaaaaaaaaataaAGCAATGCTTTGCATTCTACAGAAAGTTGTAACAAACTGATTATATTGGCTTCCAGAAACAAATGCTTTTTTAAATAAATGCTTTTTTATATAAAAGAGGATGAAATCAGGAATTTAAACAGTACACTCAAGCAGCGTTAATAAAATGTGATCAAGTTTTACAATGACACCCAAATTGACATTGGACAATGACAACTGAGTGGCCAAGGTTTTGCATAAACGTTCTTCTAAGAGAGACAACAAGGTGATGTTGAAAAGTCACTTGTTTCATTGCAAATCACAACCTAAAACTCAAACTTTATTTGGCTTTGATGTACAAAGGTTACGAGGTgataccactgctttttttgatgtatgtaaatgacttggatattgtaatatatagagtaaaatttcaaaatttgcctacaatacttggaggtgtggcaaacagcgagAATAATAGCAATCGACTGCAAaggatttagaattcagcaaaggaggaacaagaaactgatagagaaaatagaatatgaaaataaacaagaaatataaaaaagggctgtaaaatcttctataggtatgcaaaaaggaaaagattagcaaagacaaatgtgggcccactacgGGCAAACACAGGAGAATTTATAAGgggaaataagaaaatggcagagaaactaaacaaatactctgcatctgtcttcatggaggaagatacaaaaaacctcccgggAATActtgagaaccaagggactagcaagaatgaggaactgaaagaaattaggattagtttAAAGaacagtactggagaaattaataagACTGAAAGCTGGCAAATCCCCTGGACCCAATGATCGATATCCCAgattgttgaaagaggtggctgcagagatagtgggtacgttggtggtcatcttccaaaattctagagaTTTTGAAAGTGTTTCTGCAAATTGGaatgtggcaaatgtaaccccgttatttaagaaaggagggagagagaaaacagggaactacagacctgttagcctgatatcagaagtagggaaaatgctagaatctattaagggTGCGATaattggacacttagaaaataatggtagtacTGGGCAGGccaacatgggtttatgaaagggaaatcatgctcgacaaacctGTTCagagttttttgtggatgtaactagcaaaatagaaaagggggaactagtggatgtggtgtattttgatTTTCAGAAGTCTTTTCGATAaggaaaattagagcacataggattgggggtaatacactgACATAGATAGAATCATAGTATCAtagacgtttaaggcacagaaagaggccacttggcccatcgtttctgtgtaagccgaaaaacgatccacctattctaacctTACCTTTCAGGATTTGGTCCATAGcgctgcagattacggcatttgaggtgcatatccagactccttttgaatgagtcgagggtctctgcctcaactaccctttcaggcaatgagcttCAAACACCCACCAACCCCTGGGTGAACAGcttttcatttcccctctaatttttctaccaaccactttaaatctatgcccccttgtctcaCTGGCCACTCTgctgtgaatagacccttcacctccactctatccaggtccctcaaaattttgtacatttcaatcagatctcccctcagtcttcgctgttccaaggagaacaaccccatccaatcggatctttcctcatagctgcatttttgcagtcctggcaacatcctcgtaaatctcctctgtaccctccctactgcaattacatcctttctgcagaactacacacagtactcaagttgtagcctaaccaatgagttctacagttccagcagaacctccctgctcttatattccatacctcgcctaataacataggaacacaggaagataggaacaggagtaggccattcagaccatcgagcctgtcccgccattcaatgagatcatggctgatccgcgacctaactccatattggGCTTTTGGCCCAAATCCCTCaaaatctttgcttaacaaaaatttatgtgtatcagatttaaaattaacaactgctcgagcttcaactgctgtttgtaggagagagttccaaacctctaccaccctttgcgtgaagtggtgcttcctaacatctctcctgaacggtttgGTCCTAATTTGTAGACACTGCCCCTAGttgtagaatctccaaccagtggaaatagtttatctttatctagcctgtcttttcctgttaatatcttgaagacttcaaaaagatcacctcttaaccttctaaattctagcgaaaacaggcctaatttgtgtaatctcgcctcgtaactcaacccctgtagtccaggtatcattcttgcaaacctacgttgcactccctccaaggccaatatatctttcctaaggtgtggtgcccagaacagctcacagt from Heterodontus francisci isolate sHetFra1 chromosome 1, sHetFra1.hap1, whole genome shotgun sequence harbors:
- the dctn3 gene encoding dynactin subunit 3, whose protein sequence is MAELKKLQNRLEKLETRLYGEKSRQTGQFTDAVVKVQASLGNISSKRERIKTLYKKIDDLIKYLDPQYIDRIAIPDSMKLEFILAEEHFIQSQVRLLESVEKHQPYLESEHIKAVPNYSSKVQALTQVQIQEQDQCNAITEDVRKMLDEYNKMILLLSKQFVQWEEMLTKLEAAKQIKPLYD